In Citrus sinensis cultivar Valencia sweet orange chromosome 2, DVS_A1.0, whole genome shotgun sequence, a single genomic region encodes these proteins:
- the LOC102610347 gene encoding protein argonaute 16 isoform X1 translates to MEKMAKAEAGQSPPLPPSPPLMPPNVKPEHVDLPRHSIMSRRGVGNCGRRISLLTNHFKVSVNTTDAVFYQYTVTISGEDKRIAKGKGIGRKVVDKLYQTYSAELAGKRFAYDGEKSLYTVGPLPQNKFEFTVVLEESRAKQQNGSPRGRDSPIGPGKRSKHSFQSKTFMVEISFATKIPLRSIALALKGNEVDNTQDALRVLDIVLRQQAANWGCLLVRQSFFHDDSRNLVDVGGGVSGIRGFHSSFRPTQGGLSLNMDVSTTMILKPGPVIDFLIANQNVREPRFIDWTKAKKMLRNLRVRPRHRNMEFKIIGLSEKPCNQQFFPMKVKNTEGTNEGETLEITVYDYFTQHCRIELTYSAYLPCLDVGKPKRPNYLPLELCSLVSLQRYTKALSSMQRASLVEKSRQKPQDRMQTLTDALRSYSYDEDPVLAACGISIGKQLTQVDGRILEIPKLKVGKSEDCIPRNGRWNFNNKRFLEATRIDRWIVVNFSARCDTSHISRELINCGRNKGIHIERPFTLIEEDQQTRRGNPVVRVERMFELITEKLPGPPQFILCVLPERKNSDIYGPWKKKSLSDFGIATQCISPTKINDQYLTNVLLKINSKLGGINSLLALEQSSLIPLIKDTPTMILGMDVSHGSPGRSDIPSVAAVVGSQSWPLISRYRAAVRTQSSKVEMIDALYKPLANGNDDGIIRELLLDFYRTSKQRKPKQIIIFRDGVSESQFNQVLNIELEQIIKAYQHLGEADIPKFTVIVAQKNHHTKLFQASGPENVPPGTVVDTRIVHPRNYDFYMCAHAGMIGTSRPAHYHVLLDEIGFSPDDLQNLIHSLSYVYQRSTTAISIVAPICYAHLAASQMGQFIKFEDSSDTSITSAGSVPVPELPRLHKNVESSMFFC, encoded by the exons ATGGAG AAGATGGCGAAAGCTGAAGCAGGGCAATCCCCACCTTTGCCCCCATCACCTCCCTTAATGCCACCAAATGTGAAGCCAGAACATGTTGACCTTCCCAGACATTCTATCATGAGTAGGCGTGGGGTTGGAAACTGTGGGCGTCGCATAAGTTTGCTCACCAATCACTTTAAAGTTTCTGTTAACACTACAGATGCAGTATTCTACCAGTACACT GTTACTATTTCTGGTGAGGATAAGAGAATTGCCAAAGGCAAGGGGATTGGGAGAAAAGTGGTTGATAAGCTTTACCAAACTTACTCTGCAGAACTAGCTGGTAAAAGGTTTGCATATGATGGAGAGAAGAGTTTATACACTGTGGGTCCTCTGCCTCAGAACAAGTTTGAGTTCACTGTGGTGCTAGAGGAGTCGCGTGCAAAACA GCAAAATGGAAGCCCTCGCGGCAGAGACAGCCCCATTGGTCCTGGAAAGAGGTCAAAGCATTCATTTCAATCAAAGACTTTCATGGTAGAGATAAGCTTTGCtaccaaaatacccttaaGGTCAATAGCTCTTGCCCTCAAAGGAAATGAGGTGGATAATACTCAGGATGCATTGAGAGTGCTGGATATTGTACTGAGGCAGCAAGCAGCTAATTG GGGGTGTCTTTTGGTTCGGCAGTCATTCTTTCATGATGATTCAAGGAACTTAGTTGATGTTGGAGGAGGTGTATCTGGTATTCGGGGCTTTCACTCCAGCTTTCGTCCCACTCAGGGGGGCTTGTCTCTTAATATGG ATGTATCTACTACAATGATCCTCAAACCTGGACCTGTAATTGACTTTCTGATAGCAAATCAGAATGTACGGGAACCTCGCTTTATTGACTGGACAAAG GCCAAGAAGATGCTAAGAAATTTGAGGGTCAGGCCAAGGCACCGCAATATGGAGTTTAAGATCATTGGTCTGAGTGAAAAGCCTTGCAACCAGCAATT TTTTCCTATGAAAGTGAAAAATACTGAAGGTACAAATGAAGGGGAGACTTTGGAGATTACtgtttatgattattttacaCAACACTGTCGCATAGAGCTCACATATTCTGCATACCTGCCATGCCTTGATGTCGGCAAGCCAAAACGGCCCAATTATCTACCACTTGAG CTTTGTTCACTTGTTTCACTTCAGCGCTATACAAAAGCATTATCCTCTATGCAAAGGGCATCCTTGGTTGAAAAGTCAAGGCAGAAACCTCAGGATAGGATGCAAACTCTCACTGAT GCTTTGAGAAGTTACTCATATGATGAGGACCCTGTGCTTGCAGCATGTGGTATATCTATAGGGAAGCAACTGACACAAGTTGATGGTCGTATCCTTGAAATCCCAAAG TTAAAGGTTGGTAAAAGTGAGGATTGTATCCCTCGCAATGGGCGCTGGAACTTTAACAACAAG AGATTTCTAGAGGCTACCCGTATCGACCGTTGGATTGTTGTGAACTTTTCTGCTCGATGTGATACTAGTCATATATCTCGTGAGCTTATCAACTGTGGAAGGAATAAGGGCATT CATATTGAACGTCCTTTTACCTTAATTGAAGAGGATCAGCAAACTAGAAGAGGAAATCCTGTTGTCAGAGTAGAAAGGATGTTTGAGTTGATTACAGAGAAGCTTCCGGGCCCTCCTCAATTCATTCTTTGTGTCCTTCCAGAGAGGAAAAATTCTGATATATATG GACCTTGGAAGAAGAAAAGTCTCAGTGATTTTGGAATTGCCACACAGTGCATTTCTCCTACTAAGATTAATGATCAGTATCTTACAAATGTATTACTTAAGATCAATTCTAAG CTTGGAGGAATAAATTCTTTGTTGGCATTGGAGCAATCCTCTCTCATCCCCCTGATAAAAGATACTCCTACAATGATTTTGGGTATGGATGTCTCTCATGGATCTCCTGGTCGATCAGATATTCCATCAGTTGCAGCA GTTGTTGGCTCTCAATCTTGGCCTCTGATTTCAAGGTATAGGGCAGCTGTAAGAACACAATCTTCGAAGGTAGAGATGATAGATGCTTTGTACAAGCCTTTAGCAAATGGGAATGATGATGGTATCATCAG GGAGCTGCTCTTGGACTTCTACCGAACAAGCAAGCAACGCAAACCCAAACAGATTATTATATTCAG GGATGGAGTGAGTGAATCACAATTTAATCAGGTTTTGAACATTGAGCTGGAACAAATCATAAAG GCCTACCAGCATCTTGGCGAGGCTGACATTCCCAAGTTCACTGTTATAGTGGCTCAAAAGAACCACCACACCAAGCTATTCCAAGCCAGTGGTCCAGAAAATGTTCCTCCTG GGACAGTTGTGGACACAAGGATTGTGCATCCAAGGAATTATGACTTCTACATGTGCGCCCATGCAGGGATGATC GGAACTTCGAGACCAGCTCACTACCATGTTTTGCTTGATGAGATTGGTTTCTCTCCAGATGACCTGCAAAATCTTATCCACTCTCTGTCATATGT
- the LOC102610347 gene encoding protein argonaute 16 isoform X2 — protein sequence MAKAEAGQSPPLPPSPPLMPPNVKPEHVDLPRHSIMSRRGVGNCGRRISLLTNHFKVSVNTTDAVFYQYTVTISGEDKRIAKGKGIGRKVVDKLYQTYSAELAGKRFAYDGEKSLYTVGPLPQNKFEFTVVLEESRAKQQNGSPRGRDSPIGPGKRSKHSFQSKTFMVEISFATKIPLRSIALALKGNEVDNTQDALRVLDIVLRQQAANWGCLLVRQSFFHDDSRNLVDVGGGVSGIRGFHSSFRPTQGGLSLNMDVSTTMILKPGPVIDFLIANQNVREPRFIDWTKAKKMLRNLRVRPRHRNMEFKIIGLSEKPCNQQFFPMKVKNTEGTNEGETLEITVYDYFTQHCRIELTYSAYLPCLDVGKPKRPNYLPLELCSLVSLQRYTKALSSMQRASLVEKSRQKPQDRMQTLTDALRSYSYDEDPVLAACGISIGKQLTQVDGRILEIPKLKVGKSEDCIPRNGRWNFNNKRFLEATRIDRWIVVNFSARCDTSHISRELINCGRNKGIHIERPFTLIEEDQQTRRGNPVVRVERMFELITEKLPGPPQFILCVLPERKNSDIYGPWKKKSLSDFGIATQCISPTKINDQYLTNVLLKINSKLGGINSLLALEQSSLIPLIKDTPTMILGMDVSHGSPGRSDIPSVAAVVGSQSWPLISRYRAAVRTQSSKVEMIDALYKPLANGNDDGIIRELLLDFYRTSKQRKPKQIIIFRDGVSESQFNQVLNIELEQIIKAYQHLGEADIPKFTVIVAQKNHHTKLFQASGPENVPPGTVVDTRIVHPRNYDFYMCAHAGMIGTSRPAHYHVLLDEIGFSPDDLQNLIHSLSYVYQRSTTAISIVAPICYAHLAASQMGQFIKFEDSSDTSITSAGSVPVPELPRLHKNVESSMFFC from the exons ATGGCGAAAGCTGAAGCAGGGCAATCCCCACCTTTGCCCCCATCACCTCCCTTAATGCCACCAAATGTGAAGCCAGAACATGTTGACCTTCCCAGACATTCTATCATGAGTAGGCGTGGGGTTGGAAACTGTGGGCGTCGCATAAGTTTGCTCACCAATCACTTTAAAGTTTCTGTTAACACTACAGATGCAGTATTCTACCAGTACACT GTTACTATTTCTGGTGAGGATAAGAGAATTGCCAAAGGCAAGGGGATTGGGAGAAAAGTGGTTGATAAGCTTTACCAAACTTACTCTGCAGAACTAGCTGGTAAAAGGTTTGCATATGATGGAGAGAAGAGTTTATACACTGTGGGTCCTCTGCCTCAGAACAAGTTTGAGTTCACTGTGGTGCTAGAGGAGTCGCGTGCAAAACA GCAAAATGGAAGCCCTCGCGGCAGAGACAGCCCCATTGGTCCTGGAAAGAGGTCAAAGCATTCATTTCAATCAAAGACTTTCATGGTAGAGATAAGCTTTGCtaccaaaatacccttaaGGTCAATAGCTCTTGCCCTCAAAGGAAATGAGGTGGATAATACTCAGGATGCATTGAGAGTGCTGGATATTGTACTGAGGCAGCAAGCAGCTAATTG GGGGTGTCTTTTGGTTCGGCAGTCATTCTTTCATGATGATTCAAGGAACTTAGTTGATGTTGGAGGAGGTGTATCTGGTATTCGGGGCTTTCACTCCAGCTTTCGTCCCACTCAGGGGGGCTTGTCTCTTAATATGG ATGTATCTACTACAATGATCCTCAAACCTGGACCTGTAATTGACTTTCTGATAGCAAATCAGAATGTACGGGAACCTCGCTTTATTGACTGGACAAAG GCCAAGAAGATGCTAAGAAATTTGAGGGTCAGGCCAAGGCACCGCAATATGGAGTTTAAGATCATTGGTCTGAGTGAAAAGCCTTGCAACCAGCAATT TTTTCCTATGAAAGTGAAAAATACTGAAGGTACAAATGAAGGGGAGACTTTGGAGATTACtgtttatgattattttacaCAACACTGTCGCATAGAGCTCACATATTCTGCATACCTGCCATGCCTTGATGTCGGCAAGCCAAAACGGCCCAATTATCTACCACTTGAG CTTTGTTCACTTGTTTCACTTCAGCGCTATACAAAAGCATTATCCTCTATGCAAAGGGCATCCTTGGTTGAAAAGTCAAGGCAGAAACCTCAGGATAGGATGCAAACTCTCACTGAT GCTTTGAGAAGTTACTCATATGATGAGGACCCTGTGCTTGCAGCATGTGGTATATCTATAGGGAAGCAACTGACACAAGTTGATGGTCGTATCCTTGAAATCCCAAAG TTAAAGGTTGGTAAAAGTGAGGATTGTATCCCTCGCAATGGGCGCTGGAACTTTAACAACAAG AGATTTCTAGAGGCTACCCGTATCGACCGTTGGATTGTTGTGAACTTTTCTGCTCGATGTGATACTAGTCATATATCTCGTGAGCTTATCAACTGTGGAAGGAATAAGGGCATT CATATTGAACGTCCTTTTACCTTAATTGAAGAGGATCAGCAAACTAGAAGAGGAAATCCTGTTGTCAGAGTAGAAAGGATGTTTGAGTTGATTACAGAGAAGCTTCCGGGCCCTCCTCAATTCATTCTTTGTGTCCTTCCAGAGAGGAAAAATTCTGATATATATG GACCTTGGAAGAAGAAAAGTCTCAGTGATTTTGGAATTGCCACACAGTGCATTTCTCCTACTAAGATTAATGATCAGTATCTTACAAATGTATTACTTAAGATCAATTCTAAG CTTGGAGGAATAAATTCTTTGTTGGCATTGGAGCAATCCTCTCTCATCCCCCTGATAAAAGATACTCCTACAATGATTTTGGGTATGGATGTCTCTCATGGATCTCCTGGTCGATCAGATATTCCATCAGTTGCAGCA GTTGTTGGCTCTCAATCTTGGCCTCTGATTTCAAGGTATAGGGCAGCTGTAAGAACACAATCTTCGAAGGTAGAGATGATAGATGCTTTGTACAAGCCTTTAGCAAATGGGAATGATGATGGTATCATCAG GGAGCTGCTCTTGGACTTCTACCGAACAAGCAAGCAACGCAAACCCAAACAGATTATTATATTCAG GGATGGAGTGAGTGAATCACAATTTAATCAGGTTTTGAACATTGAGCTGGAACAAATCATAAAG GCCTACCAGCATCTTGGCGAGGCTGACATTCCCAAGTTCACTGTTATAGTGGCTCAAAAGAACCACCACACCAAGCTATTCCAAGCCAGTGGTCCAGAAAATGTTCCTCCTG GGACAGTTGTGGACACAAGGATTGTGCATCCAAGGAATTATGACTTCTACATGTGCGCCCATGCAGGGATGATC GGAACTTCGAGACCAGCTCACTACCATGTTTTGCTTGATGAGATTGGTTTCTCTCCAGATGACCTGCAAAATCTTATCCACTCTCTGTCATATGT